In a single window of the Equus quagga isolate Etosha38 chromosome 7, UCLA_HA_Equagga_1.0, whole genome shotgun sequence genome:
- the EMP2 gene encoding epithelial membrane protein 2, whose protein sequence is MLVLLAFIIIFHITSAALLFVATIDNAWWVGEEFFADIWRVCINNTNCTEINDTFKGYSMLQAVQATMILSTILCCVAFLIFVLQLFRLKQGERFVLTSIIQLMSCLCVMIAAAIYTDRREDLHKDNANFYQLISDGTYGYSFILAWVAFAFTFVSGLMYLILRKRK, encoded by the exons ATGTTGGTGCTTCTGGCTTTCATCATCATCTTCCACATCACCTCTGCCGCATTGCTTTTCGTCGCCACCATCGACAAT GCCTGGTGGGTAGGAGAAGAGTTCTTTGCAGACATCTGGAGAGTGTGCATCAACAACACGAATTGTACAGAAATCAATGACACGTTTAAGG GTTACTCCATGCTGCAGGCGGTCCAGGCCACCATGATCCTGTCCACCATTCTCTGCTGCGTCGCCTTTCTCATCTTCGTGCTGCAGCTCTTCCGCCTCAAGCAGGGAGAGAGATTCGTCTTAACCTCCATCATCCAGCTCATGTCAT GCCTGTGCGTCATGATTGCAGCTGCCATCTACACAGACCGGCGTGAAGACCTTCACAAAGACAACGCGAATTTCTATCAGCTGATCTCGGACGGCACATACGGCTACTCCTTCATCCTGGCGTGGGTGGCCTTTGCCTTCACCTTTGTCAGCGGCCTCATGTACCTGATATTGAGGAAGCGCAAATAG